One segment of Gasterosteus aculeatus chromosome 3, fGasAcu3.hap1.1, whole genome shotgun sequence DNA contains the following:
- the LOC120815647 gene encoding WD repeat-containing protein 37 isoform X8: MPVESGSSAAARQAKQKRKSHSLSIRRTNSTEQERLGLQRDMLEGQQDSKLPLSLRTNLLDLFSQIEREFENLYIENLELRREIETLNDRLADGQTVEGADLAKGALKTKASHSTSQLSQKLKTTYKASTSKIVSSFKATTSRAVCQLVREYVGHRDGIWDLSVSRTQPVVLGTASADHSAMLWSIETGKCLLKYAGHQGSVNSIKFHPTEQMALTASGDQTAHIWRYMVQLPTPQPVADISQTPCEDDVDSSDKDEADGEAEGPSDCPSLRVATTTLRSHQGVVIAADWLVGGKQAVTASWDRAANLYDVETAELVHSLTGHDQELTHCCTHPTQRLVVTSSRDTTFRLWDFRDPSIHSVNVFQGHTDTVTSAVFTVGDNVVSGSDDRTVKVWDLKNMRSPIATIRTDSAVNRISVSVTQKIIALPHDNRQVRLFDMAGVRLARLPQSNRTGHRRMVCCSAWCEDNTSCNLFTCGFDRQAIGWNINIPALLQEK; this comes from the exons ATGCCGGTAGAGAGCGGGAGCAGTGCCGCCGCCCGCCAGGCCAAGCAGAAGAGGAAGTCTCACAGCCTGTCCATCCGCCGGACCAACAGCACCGAGCAGGAGCGCTTGGGCCTGCAGAGAGACATGCTGGAGGGACAG CAGGACTCCAAGCTGCCTTTGTCTCTGAGGACCAATCTGCTGGACCTGTTCAGTCAGATCGAGAGAGAGTTTGAAAACCTCTACATAGAAAACCTGGAAC TACGCAGAGAAATCGAAACGCTGAACGACCGCCTGGCCGACGGGCAAACCGTCGAAGGGGCCGATTTGGCCAAAGGAGCGTTGAAAACAAAAG CGAGTCACAGCACCAGCCAGCTGTCACAAAAACTGAAGACGACCTACAAGGCCTCCACGAGCAAG ATCGTGTCCAGCTTCAAAGCGACCACGTCCAGAGCCGTGTGCCAGCTGGTCCGGGAGTATGTGGGACACAGAGACGGCATCTGGGACCTCAGCGTCTCCAGGACTCAGCCTGTGGTGCTCGGTACGGCATCAGCAG ACCACTCGGCCATGCTGTGGAGCATTGAGACGGGAAAGTGCCTCCTCAAATACGCGGGGCACCAAGGATCAG tCAACTCCATCAAGTTCCACCCGACGGAGCAGATGGCGCTAACAG CGTCCGGGGACCAGACGGCTCACATCTGGAGGTACATGGTGCAGCTGCCGACTCCACAGCCCGTCGCTGATATCAGT CAGACCCCCTGCGAGGATGACGTGGACTCCTCTGACAAGGACGAGGCCGACGGCGAGGCGGAGGGTCCCAGCGACTGCCCCTCCCTCCGCGTGGCGACCACCACCCTGCGCAGCCACCAGGGCGTGGTGATCGCCGCCGACTGGCTGGTGGGCGGCAAGCAGGCGGTGACGGCCTCCTGGGACCGAGCCGCCAACCTCTACGACGTGGAGACGGCAGAGCTGGTCCACTCGCTCACCG gccacGACCAGGAGCTTACCCACTGCTGCACACACCCCACCCAGCGCCTGGTGGTGACCTCGTCCAGGGACACCACCTTCAGGCTGTGGGACTTCAGGGACCCGTCCATCCACTCGGTCAACGTGTTCCAGGGACACACAGA CACGGTGACGTCCGCCGTCTTCACAGTGGGCGACAACGTGGTTTCCGGGAGCGACGATCGAACCGTCAAAGTATGGGAcctgaagaacatgaggtcgcCCATAGCAACCATCCGCACCGACTCGGCCGTCAACAG GATCAGCGTGTCGGTGACCCAGAAAATCATCGCTCTGCCTCACGACAATCGGCAGGTCCGTCTATTCGACATGGCCGGGGTGCGACTGGCTCGACTCCCACAAAGCAACAGGACG GGTCACCGGCGGATGGTGTGCTGCTCCGCCTGGTGTGAGGACAACACCTCCTGCAACCTGTTCACCTGCGGCTTCGACCGGCAGGCCATCGGCTGGAACATCAACATCCCCGccctgctgcaggagaaatgA
- the LOC120815647 gene encoding WD repeat-containing protein 37 isoform X3, whose amino-acid sequence MPVESGSSAAARQAKQKRKSHSLSIRRTNSTEQERLGLQRDMLEGQDSKLPLSLRTNLLDLFSQIEREFENLYIENLELRREIETLNDRLADGQTVEGADLAKGALKTKASHSTSQLSQKLKTTYKASTSKPRSNSCHARVGGTRNFSVTSWELWGGDSWIVSSFKATTSRAVCQLVREYVGHRDGIWDLSVSRTQPVVLGTASADHSAMLWSIETGKCLLKYAGHQGSVNSIKFHPTEQMALTASGDQTAHIWRYMVQLPTPQPVADISQQTPCEDDVDSSDKDEADGEAEGPSDCPSLRVATTTLRSHQGVVIAADWLVGGKQAVTASWDRAANLYDVETAELVHSLTGHDQELTHCCTHPTQRLVVTSSRDTTFRLWDFRDPSIHSVNVFQGHTDTVTSAVFTVGDNVVSGSDDRTVKVWDLKNMRSPIATIRTDSAVNRISVSVTQKIIALPHDNRQVRLFDMAGVRLARLPQSNRTGHRRMVCCSAWCEDNTSCNLFTCGFDRQAIGWNINIPALLQEK is encoded by the exons ATGCCGGTAGAGAGCGGGAGCAGTGCCGCCGCCCGCCAGGCCAAGCAGAAGAGGAAGTCTCACAGCCTGTCCATCCGCCGGACCAACAGCACCGAGCAGGAGCGCTTGGGCCTGCAGAGAGACATGCTGGAGGGACAG GACTCCAAGCTGCCTTTGTCTCTGAGGACCAATCTGCTGGACCTGTTCAGTCAGATCGAGAGAGAGTTTGAAAACCTCTACATAGAAAACCTGGAAC TACGCAGAGAAATCGAAACGCTGAACGACCGCCTGGCCGACGGGCAAACCGTCGAAGGGGCCGATTTGGCCAAAGGAGCGTTGAAAACAAAAG CGAGTCACAGCACCAGCCAGCTGTCACAAAAACTGAAGACGACCTACAAGGCCTCCACGAGCAAG CCGCGTTCAAACTCCTGCCACGCCAGAGTAGGCGGAACCCGCAACTTCAGCGTAACCAGCTGGGAGTTGTGGGGTGGCGACTCATGG ATCGTGTCCAGCTTCAAAGCGACCACGTCCAGAGCCGTGTGCCAGCTGGTCCGGGAGTATGTGGGACACAGAGACGGCATCTGGGACCTCAGCGTCTCCAGGACTCAGCCTGTGGTGCTCGGTACGGCATCAGCAG ACCACTCGGCCATGCTGTGGAGCATTGAGACGGGAAAGTGCCTCCTCAAATACGCGGGGCACCAAGGATCAG tCAACTCCATCAAGTTCCACCCGACGGAGCAGATGGCGCTAACAG CGTCCGGGGACCAGACGGCTCACATCTGGAGGTACATGGTGCAGCTGCCGACTCCACAGCCCGTCGCTGATATCAGT CAGCAGACCCCCTGCGAGGATGACGTGGACTCCTCTGACAAGGACGAGGCCGACGGCGAGGCGGAGGGTCCCAGCGACTGCCCCTCCCTCCGCGTGGCGACCACCACCCTGCGCAGCCACCAGGGCGTGGTGATCGCCGCCGACTGGCTGGTGGGCGGCAAGCAGGCGGTGACGGCCTCCTGGGACCGAGCCGCCAACCTCTACGACGTGGAGACGGCAGAGCTGGTCCACTCGCTCACCG gccacGACCAGGAGCTTACCCACTGCTGCACACACCCCACCCAGCGCCTGGTGGTGACCTCGTCCAGGGACACCACCTTCAGGCTGTGGGACTTCAGGGACCCGTCCATCCACTCGGTCAACGTGTTCCAGGGACACACAGA CACGGTGACGTCCGCCGTCTTCACAGTGGGCGACAACGTGGTTTCCGGGAGCGACGATCGAACCGTCAAAGTATGGGAcctgaagaacatgaggtcgcCCATAGCAACCATCCGCACCGACTCGGCCGTCAACAG GATCAGCGTGTCGGTGACCCAGAAAATCATCGCTCTGCCTCACGACAATCGGCAGGTCCGTCTATTCGACATGGCCGGGGTGCGACTGGCTCGACTCCCACAAAGCAACAGGACG GGTCACCGGCGGATGGTGTGCTGCTCCGCCTGGTGTGAGGACAACACCTCCTGCAACCTGTTCACCTGCGGCTTCGACCGGCAGGCCATCGGCTGGAACATCAACATCCCCGccctgctgcaggagaaatgA
- the LOC120815647 gene encoding WD repeat-containing protein 37 isoform X10 gives MPVESGSSAAARQAKQKRKSHSLSIRRTNSTEQERLGLQRDMLEGQDSKLPLSLRTNLLDLFSQIEREFENLYIENLELRREIETLNDRLADGQTVEGADLAKGALKTKASHSTSQLSQKLKTTYKASTSKIVSSFKATTSRAVCQLVREYVGHRDGIWDLSVSRTQPVVLGTASADHSAMLWSIETGKCLLKYAGHQGSVNSIKFHPTEQMALTASGDQTAHIWRYMVQLPTPQPVADISQTPCEDDVDSSDKDEADGEAEGPSDCPSLRVATTTLRSHQGVVIAADWLVGGKQAVTASWDRAANLYDVETAELVHSLTGHDQELTHCCTHPTQRLVVTSSRDTTFRLWDFRDPSIHSVNVFQGHTDTVTSAVFTVGDNVVSGSDDRTVKVWDLKNMRSPIATIRTDSAVNRISVSVTQKIIALPHDNRQVRLFDMAGVRLARLPQSNRTGHRRMVCCSAWCEDNTSCNLFTCGFDRQAIGWNINIPALLQEK, from the exons ATGCCGGTAGAGAGCGGGAGCAGTGCCGCCGCCCGCCAGGCCAAGCAGAAGAGGAAGTCTCACAGCCTGTCCATCCGCCGGACCAACAGCACCGAGCAGGAGCGCTTGGGCCTGCAGAGAGACATGCTGGAGGGACAG GACTCCAAGCTGCCTTTGTCTCTGAGGACCAATCTGCTGGACCTGTTCAGTCAGATCGAGAGAGAGTTTGAAAACCTCTACATAGAAAACCTGGAAC TACGCAGAGAAATCGAAACGCTGAACGACCGCCTGGCCGACGGGCAAACCGTCGAAGGGGCCGATTTGGCCAAAGGAGCGTTGAAAACAAAAG CGAGTCACAGCACCAGCCAGCTGTCACAAAAACTGAAGACGACCTACAAGGCCTCCACGAGCAAG ATCGTGTCCAGCTTCAAAGCGACCACGTCCAGAGCCGTGTGCCAGCTGGTCCGGGAGTATGTGGGACACAGAGACGGCATCTGGGACCTCAGCGTCTCCAGGACTCAGCCTGTGGTGCTCGGTACGGCATCAGCAG ACCACTCGGCCATGCTGTGGAGCATTGAGACGGGAAAGTGCCTCCTCAAATACGCGGGGCACCAAGGATCAG tCAACTCCATCAAGTTCCACCCGACGGAGCAGATGGCGCTAACAG CGTCCGGGGACCAGACGGCTCACATCTGGAGGTACATGGTGCAGCTGCCGACTCCACAGCCCGTCGCTGATATCAGT CAGACCCCCTGCGAGGATGACGTGGACTCCTCTGACAAGGACGAGGCCGACGGCGAGGCGGAGGGTCCCAGCGACTGCCCCTCCCTCCGCGTGGCGACCACCACCCTGCGCAGCCACCAGGGCGTGGTGATCGCCGCCGACTGGCTGGTGGGCGGCAAGCAGGCGGTGACGGCCTCCTGGGACCGAGCCGCCAACCTCTACGACGTGGAGACGGCAGAGCTGGTCCACTCGCTCACCG gccacGACCAGGAGCTTACCCACTGCTGCACACACCCCACCCAGCGCCTGGTGGTGACCTCGTCCAGGGACACCACCTTCAGGCTGTGGGACTTCAGGGACCCGTCCATCCACTCGGTCAACGTGTTCCAGGGACACACAGA CACGGTGACGTCCGCCGTCTTCACAGTGGGCGACAACGTGGTTTCCGGGAGCGACGATCGAACCGTCAAAGTATGGGAcctgaagaacatgaggtcgcCCATAGCAACCATCCGCACCGACTCGGCCGTCAACAG GATCAGCGTGTCGGTGACCCAGAAAATCATCGCTCTGCCTCACGACAATCGGCAGGTCCGTCTATTCGACATGGCCGGGGTGCGACTGGCTCGACTCCCACAAAGCAACAGGACG GGTCACCGGCGGATGGTGTGCTGCTCCGCCTGGTGTGAGGACAACACCTCCTGCAACCTGTTCACCTGCGGCTTCGACCGGCAGGCCATCGGCTGGAACATCAACATCCCCGccctgctgcaggagaaatgA
- the LOC120815647 gene encoding WD repeat-containing protein 37 isoform X9: MPVESGSSAAARQAKQKRKSHSLSIRRTNSTEQERLGLQRDMLEGQDSKLPLSLRTNLLDLFSQIEREFENLYIENLELRREIETLNDRLADGQTVEGADLAKGALKTKASHSTSQLSQKLKTTYKASTSKIVSSFKATTSRAVCQLVREYVGHRDGIWDLSVSRTQPVVLGTASADHSAMLWSIETGKCLLKYAGHQGSVNSIKFHPTEQMALTASGDQTAHIWRYMVQLPTPQPVADISQQTPCEDDVDSSDKDEADGEAEGPSDCPSLRVATTTLRSHQGVVIAADWLVGGKQAVTASWDRAANLYDVETAELVHSLTGHDQELTHCCTHPTQRLVVTSSRDTTFRLWDFRDPSIHSVNVFQGHTDTVTSAVFTVGDNVVSGSDDRTVKVWDLKNMRSPIATIRTDSAVNRISVSVTQKIIALPHDNRQVRLFDMAGVRLARLPQSNRTGHRRMVCCSAWCEDNTSCNLFTCGFDRQAIGWNINIPALLQEK; this comes from the exons ATGCCGGTAGAGAGCGGGAGCAGTGCCGCCGCCCGCCAGGCCAAGCAGAAGAGGAAGTCTCACAGCCTGTCCATCCGCCGGACCAACAGCACCGAGCAGGAGCGCTTGGGCCTGCAGAGAGACATGCTGGAGGGACAG GACTCCAAGCTGCCTTTGTCTCTGAGGACCAATCTGCTGGACCTGTTCAGTCAGATCGAGAGAGAGTTTGAAAACCTCTACATAGAAAACCTGGAAC TACGCAGAGAAATCGAAACGCTGAACGACCGCCTGGCCGACGGGCAAACCGTCGAAGGGGCCGATTTGGCCAAAGGAGCGTTGAAAACAAAAG CGAGTCACAGCACCAGCCAGCTGTCACAAAAACTGAAGACGACCTACAAGGCCTCCACGAGCAAG ATCGTGTCCAGCTTCAAAGCGACCACGTCCAGAGCCGTGTGCCAGCTGGTCCGGGAGTATGTGGGACACAGAGACGGCATCTGGGACCTCAGCGTCTCCAGGACTCAGCCTGTGGTGCTCGGTACGGCATCAGCAG ACCACTCGGCCATGCTGTGGAGCATTGAGACGGGAAAGTGCCTCCTCAAATACGCGGGGCACCAAGGATCAG tCAACTCCATCAAGTTCCACCCGACGGAGCAGATGGCGCTAACAG CGTCCGGGGACCAGACGGCTCACATCTGGAGGTACATGGTGCAGCTGCCGACTCCACAGCCCGTCGCTGATATCAGT CAGCAGACCCCCTGCGAGGATGACGTGGACTCCTCTGACAAGGACGAGGCCGACGGCGAGGCGGAGGGTCCCAGCGACTGCCCCTCCCTCCGCGTGGCGACCACCACCCTGCGCAGCCACCAGGGCGTGGTGATCGCCGCCGACTGGCTGGTGGGCGGCAAGCAGGCGGTGACGGCCTCCTGGGACCGAGCCGCCAACCTCTACGACGTGGAGACGGCAGAGCTGGTCCACTCGCTCACCG gccacGACCAGGAGCTTACCCACTGCTGCACACACCCCACCCAGCGCCTGGTGGTGACCTCGTCCAGGGACACCACCTTCAGGCTGTGGGACTTCAGGGACCCGTCCATCCACTCGGTCAACGTGTTCCAGGGACACACAGA CACGGTGACGTCCGCCGTCTTCACAGTGGGCGACAACGTGGTTTCCGGGAGCGACGATCGAACCGTCAAAGTATGGGAcctgaagaacatgaggtcgcCCATAGCAACCATCCGCACCGACTCGGCCGTCAACAG GATCAGCGTGTCGGTGACCCAGAAAATCATCGCTCTGCCTCACGACAATCGGCAGGTCCGTCTATTCGACATGGCCGGGGTGCGACTGGCTCGACTCCCACAAAGCAACAGGACG GGTCACCGGCGGATGGTGTGCTGCTCCGCCTGGTGTGAGGACAACACCTCCTGCAACCTGTTCACCTGCGGCTTCGACCGGCAGGCCATCGGCTGGAACATCAACATCCCCGccctgctgcaggagaaatgA
- the LOC120815647 gene encoding WD repeat-containing protein 37 isoform X7 produces MPVESGSSAAARQAKQKRKSHSLSIRRTNSTEQERLGLQRDMLEGQQDSKLPLSLRTNLLDLFSQIEREFENLYIENLELRREIETLNDRLADGQTVEGADLAKGALKTKASHSTSQLSQKLKTTYKASTSKIVSSFKATTSRAVCQLVREYVGHRDGIWDLSVSRTQPVVLGTASADHSAMLWSIETGKCLLKYAGHQGSVNSIKFHPTEQMALTASGDQTAHIWRYMVQLPTPQPVADISQQTPCEDDVDSSDKDEADGEAEGPSDCPSLRVATTTLRSHQGVVIAADWLVGGKQAVTASWDRAANLYDVETAELVHSLTGHDQELTHCCTHPTQRLVVTSSRDTTFRLWDFRDPSIHSVNVFQGHTDTVTSAVFTVGDNVVSGSDDRTVKVWDLKNMRSPIATIRTDSAVNRISVSVTQKIIALPHDNRQVRLFDMAGVRLARLPQSNRTGHRRMVCCSAWCEDNTSCNLFTCGFDRQAIGWNINIPALLQEK; encoded by the exons ATGCCGGTAGAGAGCGGGAGCAGTGCCGCCGCCCGCCAGGCCAAGCAGAAGAGGAAGTCTCACAGCCTGTCCATCCGCCGGACCAACAGCACCGAGCAGGAGCGCTTGGGCCTGCAGAGAGACATGCTGGAGGGACAG CAGGACTCCAAGCTGCCTTTGTCTCTGAGGACCAATCTGCTGGACCTGTTCAGTCAGATCGAGAGAGAGTTTGAAAACCTCTACATAGAAAACCTGGAAC TACGCAGAGAAATCGAAACGCTGAACGACCGCCTGGCCGACGGGCAAACCGTCGAAGGGGCCGATTTGGCCAAAGGAGCGTTGAAAACAAAAG CGAGTCACAGCACCAGCCAGCTGTCACAAAAACTGAAGACGACCTACAAGGCCTCCACGAGCAAG ATCGTGTCCAGCTTCAAAGCGACCACGTCCAGAGCCGTGTGCCAGCTGGTCCGGGAGTATGTGGGACACAGAGACGGCATCTGGGACCTCAGCGTCTCCAGGACTCAGCCTGTGGTGCTCGGTACGGCATCAGCAG ACCACTCGGCCATGCTGTGGAGCATTGAGACGGGAAAGTGCCTCCTCAAATACGCGGGGCACCAAGGATCAG tCAACTCCATCAAGTTCCACCCGACGGAGCAGATGGCGCTAACAG CGTCCGGGGACCAGACGGCTCACATCTGGAGGTACATGGTGCAGCTGCCGACTCCACAGCCCGTCGCTGATATCAGT CAGCAGACCCCCTGCGAGGATGACGTGGACTCCTCTGACAAGGACGAGGCCGACGGCGAGGCGGAGGGTCCCAGCGACTGCCCCTCCCTCCGCGTGGCGACCACCACCCTGCGCAGCCACCAGGGCGTGGTGATCGCCGCCGACTGGCTGGTGGGCGGCAAGCAGGCGGTGACGGCCTCCTGGGACCGAGCCGCCAACCTCTACGACGTGGAGACGGCAGAGCTGGTCCACTCGCTCACCG gccacGACCAGGAGCTTACCCACTGCTGCACACACCCCACCCAGCGCCTGGTGGTGACCTCGTCCAGGGACACCACCTTCAGGCTGTGGGACTTCAGGGACCCGTCCATCCACTCGGTCAACGTGTTCCAGGGACACACAGA CACGGTGACGTCCGCCGTCTTCACAGTGGGCGACAACGTGGTTTCCGGGAGCGACGATCGAACCGTCAAAGTATGGGAcctgaagaacatgaggtcgcCCATAGCAACCATCCGCACCGACTCGGCCGTCAACAG GATCAGCGTGTCGGTGACCCAGAAAATCATCGCTCTGCCTCACGACAATCGGCAGGTCCGTCTATTCGACATGGCCGGGGTGCGACTGGCTCGACTCCCACAAAGCAACAGGACG GGTCACCGGCGGATGGTGTGCTGCTCCGCCTGGTGTGAGGACAACACCTCCTGCAACCTGTTCACCTGCGGCTTCGACCGGCAGGCCATCGGCTGGAACATCAACATCCCCGccctgctgcaggagaaatgA
- the LOC120815647 gene encoding WD repeat-containing protein 37 isoform X2, which translates to MPVESGSSAAARQAKQKRKSHSLSIRRTNSTEQERLGLQRDMLEGQQDSKLPLSLRTNLLDLFSQIEREFENLYIENLELRREIETLNDRLADGQTVEGADLAKGALKTKASHSTSQLSQKLKTTYKASTSKPRSNSCHARVGGTRNFSVTSWELWGGDSWIVSSFKATTSRAVCQLVREYVGHRDGIWDLSVSRTQPVVLGTASADHSAMLWSIETGKCLLKYAGHQGSVNSIKFHPTEQMALTASGDQTAHIWRYMVQLPTPQPVADISQTPCEDDVDSSDKDEADGEAEGPSDCPSLRVATTTLRSHQGVVIAADWLVGGKQAVTASWDRAANLYDVETAELVHSLTGHDQELTHCCTHPTQRLVVTSSRDTTFRLWDFRDPSIHSVNVFQGHTDTVTSAVFTVGDNVVSGSDDRTVKVWDLKNMRSPIATIRTDSAVNRISVSVTQKIIALPHDNRQVRLFDMAGVRLARLPQSNRTGHRRMVCCSAWCEDNTSCNLFTCGFDRQAIGWNINIPALLQEK; encoded by the exons ATGCCGGTAGAGAGCGGGAGCAGTGCCGCCGCCCGCCAGGCCAAGCAGAAGAGGAAGTCTCACAGCCTGTCCATCCGCCGGACCAACAGCACCGAGCAGGAGCGCTTGGGCCTGCAGAGAGACATGCTGGAGGGACAG CAGGACTCCAAGCTGCCTTTGTCTCTGAGGACCAATCTGCTGGACCTGTTCAGTCAGATCGAGAGAGAGTTTGAAAACCTCTACATAGAAAACCTGGAAC TACGCAGAGAAATCGAAACGCTGAACGACCGCCTGGCCGACGGGCAAACCGTCGAAGGGGCCGATTTGGCCAAAGGAGCGTTGAAAACAAAAG CGAGTCACAGCACCAGCCAGCTGTCACAAAAACTGAAGACGACCTACAAGGCCTCCACGAGCAAG CCGCGTTCAAACTCCTGCCACGCCAGAGTAGGCGGAACCCGCAACTTCAGCGTAACCAGCTGGGAGTTGTGGGGTGGCGACTCATGG ATCGTGTCCAGCTTCAAAGCGACCACGTCCAGAGCCGTGTGCCAGCTGGTCCGGGAGTATGTGGGACACAGAGACGGCATCTGGGACCTCAGCGTCTCCAGGACTCAGCCTGTGGTGCTCGGTACGGCATCAGCAG ACCACTCGGCCATGCTGTGGAGCATTGAGACGGGAAAGTGCCTCCTCAAATACGCGGGGCACCAAGGATCAG tCAACTCCATCAAGTTCCACCCGACGGAGCAGATGGCGCTAACAG CGTCCGGGGACCAGACGGCTCACATCTGGAGGTACATGGTGCAGCTGCCGACTCCACAGCCCGTCGCTGATATCAGT CAGACCCCCTGCGAGGATGACGTGGACTCCTCTGACAAGGACGAGGCCGACGGCGAGGCGGAGGGTCCCAGCGACTGCCCCTCCCTCCGCGTGGCGACCACCACCCTGCGCAGCCACCAGGGCGTGGTGATCGCCGCCGACTGGCTGGTGGGCGGCAAGCAGGCGGTGACGGCCTCCTGGGACCGAGCCGCCAACCTCTACGACGTGGAGACGGCAGAGCTGGTCCACTCGCTCACCG gccacGACCAGGAGCTTACCCACTGCTGCACACACCCCACCCAGCGCCTGGTGGTGACCTCGTCCAGGGACACCACCTTCAGGCTGTGGGACTTCAGGGACCCGTCCATCCACTCGGTCAACGTGTTCCAGGGACACACAGA CACGGTGACGTCCGCCGTCTTCACAGTGGGCGACAACGTGGTTTCCGGGAGCGACGATCGAACCGTCAAAGTATGGGAcctgaagaacatgaggtcgcCCATAGCAACCATCCGCACCGACTCGGCCGTCAACAG GATCAGCGTGTCGGTGACCCAGAAAATCATCGCTCTGCCTCACGACAATCGGCAGGTCCGTCTATTCGACATGGCCGGGGTGCGACTGGCTCGACTCCCACAAAGCAACAGGACG GGTCACCGGCGGATGGTGTGCTGCTCCGCCTGGTGTGAGGACAACACCTCCTGCAACCTGTTCACCTGCGGCTTCGACCGGCAGGCCATCGGCTGGAACATCAACATCCCCGccctgctgcaggagaaatgA
- the LOC120815647 gene encoding WD repeat-containing protein 37 isoform X1, which translates to MPVESGSSAAARQAKQKRKSHSLSIRRTNSTEQERLGLQRDMLEGQQDSKLPLSLRTNLLDLFSQIEREFENLYIENLELRREIETLNDRLADGQTVEGADLAKGALKTKASHSTSQLSQKLKTTYKASTSKPRSNSCHARVGGTRNFSVTSWELWGGDSWIVSSFKATTSRAVCQLVREYVGHRDGIWDLSVSRTQPVVLGTASADHSAMLWSIETGKCLLKYAGHQGSVNSIKFHPTEQMALTASGDQTAHIWRYMVQLPTPQPVADISQQTPCEDDVDSSDKDEADGEAEGPSDCPSLRVATTTLRSHQGVVIAADWLVGGKQAVTASWDRAANLYDVETAELVHSLTGHDQELTHCCTHPTQRLVVTSSRDTTFRLWDFRDPSIHSVNVFQGHTDTVTSAVFTVGDNVVSGSDDRTVKVWDLKNMRSPIATIRTDSAVNRISVSVTQKIIALPHDNRQVRLFDMAGVRLARLPQSNRTGHRRMVCCSAWCEDNTSCNLFTCGFDRQAIGWNINIPALLQEK; encoded by the exons ATGCCGGTAGAGAGCGGGAGCAGTGCCGCCGCCCGCCAGGCCAAGCAGAAGAGGAAGTCTCACAGCCTGTCCATCCGCCGGACCAACAGCACCGAGCAGGAGCGCTTGGGCCTGCAGAGAGACATGCTGGAGGGACAG CAGGACTCCAAGCTGCCTTTGTCTCTGAGGACCAATCTGCTGGACCTGTTCAGTCAGATCGAGAGAGAGTTTGAAAACCTCTACATAGAAAACCTGGAAC TACGCAGAGAAATCGAAACGCTGAACGACCGCCTGGCCGACGGGCAAACCGTCGAAGGGGCCGATTTGGCCAAAGGAGCGTTGAAAACAAAAG CGAGTCACAGCACCAGCCAGCTGTCACAAAAACTGAAGACGACCTACAAGGCCTCCACGAGCAAG CCGCGTTCAAACTCCTGCCACGCCAGAGTAGGCGGAACCCGCAACTTCAGCGTAACCAGCTGGGAGTTGTGGGGTGGCGACTCATGG ATCGTGTCCAGCTTCAAAGCGACCACGTCCAGAGCCGTGTGCCAGCTGGTCCGGGAGTATGTGGGACACAGAGACGGCATCTGGGACCTCAGCGTCTCCAGGACTCAGCCTGTGGTGCTCGGTACGGCATCAGCAG ACCACTCGGCCATGCTGTGGAGCATTGAGACGGGAAAGTGCCTCCTCAAATACGCGGGGCACCAAGGATCAG tCAACTCCATCAAGTTCCACCCGACGGAGCAGATGGCGCTAACAG CGTCCGGGGACCAGACGGCTCACATCTGGAGGTACATGGTGCAGCTGCCGACTCCACAGCCCGTCGCTGATATCAGT CAGCAGACCCCCTGCGAGGATGACGTGGACTCCTCTGACAAGGACGAGGCCGACGGCGAGGCGGAGGGTCCCAGCGACTGCCCCTCCCTCCGCGTGGCGACCACCACCCTGCGCAGCCACCAGGGCGTGGTGATCGCCGCCGACTGGCTGGTGGGCGGCAAGCAGGCGGTGACGGCCTCCTGGGACCGAGCCGCCAACCTCTACGACGTGGAGACGGCAGAGCTGGTCCACTCGCTCACCG gccacGACCAGGAGCTTACCCACTGCTGCACACACCCCACCCAGCGCCTGGTGGTGACCTCGTCCAGGGACACCACCTTCAGGCTGTGGGACTTCAGGGACCCGTCCATCCACTCGGTCAACGTGTTCCAGGGACACACAGA CACGGTGACGTCCGCCGTCTTCACAGTGGGCGACAACGTGGTTTCCGGGAGCGACGATCGAACCGTCAAAGTATGGGAcctgaagaacatgaggtcgcCCATAGCAACCATCCGCACCGACTCGGCCGTCAACAG GATCAGCGTGTCGGTGACCCAGAAAATCATCGCTCTGCCTCACGACAATCGGCAGGTCCGTCTATTCGACATGGCCGGGGTGCGACTGGCTCGACTCCCACAAAGCAACAGGACG GGTCACCGGCGGATGGTGTGCTGCTCCGCCTGGTGTGAGGACAACACCTCCTGCAACCTGTTCACCTGCGGCTTCGACCGGCAGGCCATCGGCTGGAACATCAACATCCCCGccctgctgcaggagaaatgA